GTGAAGACGTCGCGCGGCTGCAGACAAACGGCATCCTGATCGACGGCGAGGGCGTGGTCGAGGGCGGCCAGACCAAGGTGCTGCTGCAGATCTTCTCGGCGAACGCGATCGGGCCGATCTTCTTCGAATTCATTCAGCGCAAGGGTGACGACGGCTTCGGCGAAGGCAACTTCAAGGCGCTGTTCGAATCGATCGAGGAGGACCAGATTCGCCGCGGCGTGCTCAAGGTCGATCACGCGGCGTAGGACTTCGTGGGTACGGCGCTACGCGTCCTTATCCACTCTGCGTTCTCTGCGCCGTCATTGCGAGCGAAGCGAAGCAATCCATTTCGCCGTTCGCGGAACGATGGATTGCTTCGTCGCTTCAGCGCAAAATTGCCTTGCATTTTTGTCGCGAGCTCGCATGACAGCGGAAGTTACCTCGCGACCTTCCACGCGCTCGTCACATCCCCGATCTTCGCCACCTCCGGCTCGCGGATCGCGGAGGGGGTGCGCGAGAAGCGCGGCGCGGGGGCGGGCTGGGTGACGCCGTGGCGCTTGACGAACACGTTGCGCGCCGCCATGTGCGGATGCTTCGGCGCCTCCTCCATGGTGAGTACAGGCGCGAAGCAGATGTCGGTGCCTTCCATGATCTTGCACCAGTCCGCGCGCGTCTTGCTCTTGAAGACCTTGGTCAGCTTCTCCTTCAGCGCCGGCCACGCCTTGCGATCCATCTGCGCGTCGAAATCGGCGTCGGTCAGATCGGCATGCTTGCGCAGCAGCGCGTAGAATTGCGGCTCGATCGAGCCGATCGAGATGAAGTTGCCGCAAGAGCATTCGTAGACGCCGTAGAAGTGCGCGCCGCCGTCGAGGAAGTTCTGGTCGCGGCCGCCGCTCCAGCGGCCCTGTGCGCTCATGTCGTAGAACATCGACATCAGCGATGCCGCGCCGTCGCACATCGCGGTGTCCACGACCTGGCCCTTGCCGGATTTCTGCGCTTCCAGCAGTGCGGCGAGCACGCCGACCACGAGATACAGCGCGCCCCCGCCGAAATCGCCGACCAGGTTGAGCGGCGGCACCGGCCTCTCCTTGGTGCCGATCGCTGCGAGCGCGCCCGTGATCGAGATGTAGTTGATGTCGTGGCCGGCGGCGTGCGCCAGCGGGCCTTCCTGGCCCCAGCCGGTCATGCGGCCATAGACCAGCTTCGGATTGCGCGCGAGCACGACGTCGGGGCCGAGCCCAAGGCGCTCCATTACGCCGGGGCGGAAACCTTCGATCAGGGCATCGGCATGGCTCAGCAGTTCGAGCACCTCTGTGATCGCGGCCTTGTTCTTCAGGTCGAGTTCGATCACCTTGCGACCACGCGTTGCGACCGCCTTCAGGTTCTTGCCGGCGCCGACGCGATCGAGGGTGATGACCTCGGCTCCCATGTCGGCGAGCAGCATGCAGGCGAACGGGCCGGGGCCGATGCCGGCGAATTCGACGATGCGGAAGCCGGCGAGCGGGCCGGAGGTGCGGGCGGCGGTTTGGGAGGCTGGTTTATCGAGCACGTTGTTGGTCCGTTGTAGTTAGGAGTTATGCGGATGAGGTCTCGTGGCTGCGGCGGTATCGCTGCGCGTCACCTGACGTCGGACTCATTCCACGGTCGTGGCAAACGGTGTGCGTCGGTGATGCCGAATGTCATGCGCGTCCTCGCCCCGTCCGTGCGACGGTATTTTTAATTAGCTGATTAGCTAAATTGTCTCGCCGAATACGCCGTGTGGCAAGCGGCTTTTTGTCCGTGCTCATCCGCAAAAAACGAACGGCGCGCATCGCTGCGCGCCGTTCTTGCACTTGTGTCTAGACGCTATCAACCCGCGGCGGTAACCGCGCGCTGTCCCATCACCTTGATCAGGTTGGCGCGATAGTCTGCCGAGCCGTGGATGTCGGCGAGCAGCCCGTTCGACGGGATCTTGACGCTATCGAGCGCACTGGGCGACCAATTCGCCTTCAGCGCGCCCTCGATCGCCGGGACCCGCATGACGCCGCTCTGCGATGCGCCGGTCGCCGCGGCGCGGACGTCGCCGGCGTTGGTCTTGGCGACGAACACGCCGGTCAGCGCGAAGCGCGAGGCCGGGTTCGGAAATTTCGCATAGCCCGCCTTGGCCGGAACGGGGAACGAGACCGCCGTGATGATCTCGCCGTCCTCAAGCGCGGTCGCGAACAGGCCTTTGAAGAAGTCCTCGGCGGCGATCGACCGCTTGTTGGTCTTGATCGTCGCGCCAAGCGCCAGCACCGCCGCCGGATAGTCCGCCGCCGGATCATTGTTGGC
The DNA window shown above is from Bradyrhizobium sp. ISRA464 and carries:
- a CDS encoding CaiB/BaiF CoA-transferase family protein, which codes for MLDKPASQTAARTSGPLAGFRIVEFAGIGPGPFACMLLADMGAEVITLDRVGAGKNLKAVATRGRKVIELDLKNKAAITEVLELLSHADALIEGFRPGVMERLGLGPDVVLARNPKLVYGRMTGWGQEGPLAHAAGHDINYISITGALAAIGTKERPVPPLNLVGDFGGGALYLVVGVLAALLEAQKSGKGQVVDTAMCDGAASLMSMFYDMSAQGRWSGGRDQNFLDGGAHFYGVYECSCGNFISIGSIEPQFYALLRKHADLTDADFDAQMDRKAWPALKEKLTKVFKSKTRADWCKIMEGTDICFAPVLTMEEAPKHPHMAARNVFVKRHGVTQPAPAPRFSRTPSAIREPEVAKIGDVTSAWKVAR
- a CDS encoding xanthine dehydrogenase family protein subunit M; translation: MYETNYHRASSVADAAATFAKGTESKFLAGGQTLLPVMKQRLAAPSDVIDLSKVPEMIGIEVSGDTVTIKAATPHHDVAQSDAVRKAIPALANLASMIGDPAVRYRGTIGGSLANNDPAADYPAAVLALGATIKTNKRSIAAEDFFKGLFATALEDGEIITAVSFPVPAKAGYAKFPNPASRFALTGVFVAKTNAGDVRAAATGASQSGVMRVPAIEGALKANWSPSALDSVKIPSNGLLADIHGSADYRANLIKVMGQRAVTAAG